TTGGCTTGATAGCCAAGCTTTTTTTGTTTTTGGGCTTTCGTTATGTTTTATGCTGAGCGAGCCGCAAACGCCCTTAAGACGGTGAGTATTAATTTTTTGTCCCATATAGAGTGAAACTTGATTGAATAGATAAATATTAAGCCACGCTTAGATATTCTTTTTCCCCTTATCGAAAGTCTGATAATCCTGCTTTAGCCATGTAAAAGTTAGCTTCTAGCTTTATTTAACATCACAGTCGAGCTTAACAACAACCCCAATTCAGTTGTGCTAGCATCATAAGCGTAACTTTATTACGCAAAGGAGAGTAACATTGGCTAGACGAGGAAGCGGTTTAAGAACTGTAATAAAGGTTGTTAAAGCAATCGACAGAGCTAGTAAACAAGCTGCTCGTGAAGCTCAACGTAGAGAGAAAGCTAGGCAACACTCCTCTTCCGGTTGCTGTCAGTATAAATGGTGATCTACATAAAAATCACAGCTCAATCTACCCAGCAAGTCGGTTTTACTTATCGCAACTCCATGCCAATTAAAGTGCCACCTTTAAAAGTCCAACACTGCGAAGTAGGAGATGCTTTACGCAGCGATCTTTGTGTTTTTATGTTTGATGGTTATTCCTAAGTCGCCAATCAGGTGGTATAGATATATACGCTGCTAACTCAAAACGTACTCAACGCTAAAAATGGGTAAACTAGCAACTCAAAGCAAAAAAGTCGCCCGAGGGCGACTTGGAAACGTGACATCATGTAAAAACAGGGGGAAGTGACCTCAATCGATTATTTATTTTCGATGAGATTGCCTTTGCCAATTTCAATCTTTCTTGGCTTGAGTGCTTCTGGAATTTCGCGCTCAAGGTCAATGACTAACAGGCCATTTTCAAGTCCTGCACCAATCACCTTGACGTGATCGCCAAGTTGGAATTTACGCTCAAAGTTACGCTCTGCGATGCCTTGATGGATAAATTTGCGCTCAGCTTTGTCTTCTTTGTTTTGCTTTTCGCCTTTGACTGTCAGGGTATTGTTTTCTGACTCAAGGCTAAGCTCTTGCTCGGTAAATCCGGCAACAGCCATGGTAATTTGGTATTTGTCTTCACCGGTGGCTTCAATGTTATATGGTGGAAAGCTTGGTTGCTTTTCGTTGCGTGATGCTGCATCCATTAACTGTGCTAAATGGTCAAAACCGATGAATGAACGATAAAGTGGAGATAGGTCTACTGTACGCATAATTTGTATCCTCATAAAGCGATAATTAAGCTATTTATTGCTTCAATTAAAGCCAATAAATAGCATATAAAACATTTACTTAGTTTGGGTTGGGACCCTGTCGGCGTCCTCACAATGCTATCTATGGACGAGACAAATACTTTTCAAGAAACTTTTTTAAAAAAGTTTTTATTTACCTGAATTTTATAGGATTCTTTTTCAAGAAAATTCTCTTTGCAGGTGAAGAAGCACCATAAAAGGCTCCCTTAAAGTGAACAATGTCCTTTTTATGTTGCAGGCAATTAAAAGCCATTTGGGAATAGGGGTTTTACCTGAATTTGCCTGTAGAGAAGCACTTGAAAAGGGTGAGATAGTTAGTATTTTGCGGCATGCTGATAAACCTACTCTAGCCTTATATGCACTGTATCCCGCACGCCAATTTGTGCCAGCCGTGGTACTTCAATGTATCGAGTTTTTACAGGCTTGGTTTAAGCGTGACGGGCACTGATTGTTAAGTAAATAACCTGAGCTGCGGATAATTAATGCCTTTCTAGCAGCCAGTTTTAGCGCTAACTGCGTTGAATTCACTTCCAATAGCCAGCTATTGGTGCGTAAATTCGCCTTGCCTACAGGATGTAGGTACCTTAGCGAGAGCAGGACGCGGAAGCGGTGTTTTCCCTAAAACTCTCTGGCTAGACAAGGAGAAAACTAAGTTGTGCTTTAGCAACAATGAGTTGGAACATTCCTTATCCAAACCTCAGGTTAAATAGGTATTACTTTTTAAGGTGGTTTACATTTCTTCATTACTTTGCCACATTAACTACTGGTTTAGATGATGGAACAATCAATGAAATGTGATAAACAAAATGCCAATCGAAAAATAGGTCTGGGGCTCGCTATCGGCGCAGGAATTGGCACAGCCGTGGGCGTTGCATCAGGGCAAATCATGTACACCTTGCCTATCGGTATTGCGATGGGAATATTGATTGGCCGTAAGTATTTTTAATCTATTTTGGCACTCGGTGCGTATGTGTGATCTTGATTAGAACACAACAAGATTAAGCAAGTGCAATTTAGTGACTCAGAAATTTCCAGGATCATAGAAATGGCGTGGGAAGATAGAACGCCGTTTGAAGCTATCGAACGACAGTTTGAACTTAGTGAACCAGAAGTGATCAAGTTGATGCGTAGTAGCTTAAGGTCCAGTAGTTTTAAGCTTTGGCGACAACGAGTAAATGGTCGTAATACCAAACATGTTAAACTTAGAAGCAAAGCGGTCAATCGCGGATATTGCAAAACGCAATACAAGCAAAGGTAATGTAAAAGCAGAGGCCGTCAAGCCTCCGCCTATACTAATGAAGGTTATCTATCGTAAAGTGGTAGTGCAACGCCTTCAACGTTAGTGAATTCTAACACCGCGATAGGAGTAAACTGCGTTTTGCGTAAAAATCGCGTGGTGACACTTTTTGGTGAGTGAATCGTAAACTTACCAACGAAAGGCAAGATCCAGCCGCTAGCAGAGGCCAATACGCCACTTAGTTGAGGGAGCTTAGACTCATCGGGAAGGTTAAAGCTGGGCACAACGTTGTCACCGACCGAGTACAGTGGCGTGTTTGTGCCAATTTTGCGCTGATATTCAGCACTGAGCAAAGGCTTACCATTTTTCTTGGCCAGCTCAAGACGATGTGTATGCTCACTTAGAGTGATGTCAACTTGAGCCAATTGTTTGGGGTAACCCCATATTTCACCGGCCTCAACCGCTTTTGCATTGTCCAGCATCAAATGAAAGTTGAATGAGGCGTAGTCGTGAGGGAGCCCCATCGACTGCTTTTCAGCATTAGCAGTAGTGATAGTTGTAAATGCAGCCATTGCATAGTTTACTTGTGCTTCAAGGGAGTTCAGGTCGCTTGGACAAGGTAAGTCGAGATCTGGCGCATTTCTGCGTTGAATAAAAAACGTTGCGACCGTTTCGTTGTATGCTCCTGCTGGACTTTCTGTGATTTTTTGAGTGTAAAAAGCCGCAATACCTTTTCCGGAGCTTTTGCCATCACATTTTGGCGTAACAACTTTCCAACCGTCATTCCATAAAAATCGTTTTGCTCGTTTTGCATTAATTAAACCGAGGACTGCACTGGTTGCTTCTCCCTTGACATGAAAAGGGACAGAGATTTCAGTGCCGTCATCCAAGTATTTTATTTCAGTGGTTGGGTATGTACTTTCGAGGTCAAAGGCGAGAGTATGGGCGCTAAAGATGAGTCCTAGCACGACTGCATTTTTTATCATTTTGCTTTCCTTAAGTAGTGAGATCAACAAAGTAGATTGTCTAATTCAAGACAAGTTGAGTAATTGTTTCCTTTTTTGGGATTTTATGTTAACAGCGGAATGTGAAAAATCAAAGTGCTTTAGTTGATAGAGTATATTGGTGGTTAGTTCTCAAAGCGACATTAAGTATGTCGCTGATTTAAAGTGATTAAGTAGCTAATTTAATTTAGGGAAAAGGCTATCACTTTGGTTAGTTTACATCGCTTGCGAGTAAGCCATATAGTGCAGAGTCTGAAACTTCGCCAGCAATTTCCCAGCGAGCGCGCAAGTGGCCTTCTTTAGTAAACCCTAGTTTTGCGAGTACTTTGGCTGAACCGGTATTAGCGGGATCAATCTCAGCTTCAATACGCCTCAACTGTAGTGTTGAAAAAGCATAGTCAATGAGTGCAGAGCCCGCTTCTTGAATGACACCTTGCCCCCAGTGAGATTTGGCAATACCAAAGCCAATTTCGGCACGACGTGACGCTTTATCCCAGCTAAACAGTAAACATTTACCAATTACTGTTTCATCACTTTTCGAAACAATGGCCAGTGTGATCGCTTGTTGCGTAGTCAAGTCTTCATGTGATTGCTTGATAAATTGTGTTGCATCGTCAAGGCATTCCCAAGGTGGCGTGTTCCAATAGCGCATGACGTCTGCGTCCGAGAATATGGCAAATAGTGCTTCGGCGTCTTGTGAGGTTAAGGGTCTAAGTGTGAATCGCTCGGTGTCGAGTTTGATTGTCGTTAATTGCAATATCTTTTTTCCTTGATAAAAAAGGGCGCATATTAGCGCCCTCAAACAATAAGAAGGCTTATTTATTCGCGTCTTTAACTGCTTTTAGCTTCGCAGCGTGGTCAATTTCATAATCTGGCATGTCTTTTTTGCCTTCGATTAGGTAGTTGTCCATCCAGCGCATCAAGCGCAAGCTGTAGTCATATTGAGCCGCAGCTTTGCGGTTACCGTGACCTTCGCCTGGATAGTAAACTAGACGTACGTCTTTACCTTGCACTTTCATATAGCGATATAGCTCCATAGATTGTGCTGGATGTACACGTGGGTCATCTTTACCATGCATAATTAGTAATGGTGTTTTAGATTGGCCTGCCCAGTAAATCGGACTGCGCTCTAGGTACCACTGCCATTTATCCCAAGGGTAAGAGCGAGCGTGCACTAAGTACATTTCGTTTGAGATATCGGTAGTACCAAACTTAGATAGTTGGTTAGTTACCCCAACAAACATCACGCTTGCCGCAAAGTGTTCAGTTAGTTTTGTAGCACCCCAAGCAGAGGCATAACCGCCGTAAGAGCCACCGGTAATACCAACACGTTTAGTATCCACTAAACCGGTATTGACTAGGTATTCTTTCATATCTACCAAGTCGTCAAACTCTTTGCCAGCGTAGTCGCCTTGGCCAAGTTTTGAGTAATCAACGCCTTTACCTGTCGAACCTCGGTAGTTTGGATAGAATACCGCATAGCCGCGTGCTGCGCCCATTTGACCTGGATCTGAATAGCTCGTGAGCCAGCCATTTTTGTCGTGGCTTTCCGGACCACCGTGCACCGACATGATCAGTGGATAACGTGTACCTTCTTGGTAATCCAGTGGATAAATTAATACGCCACCAATTTCAACGCCATCGCGGGCTTTGAAGTTAATAGCCTCTTGTTTTGCAAAACGTTTGTTATCTAACCATGGGTTAGAGTTTGACAGACGAGTTGCCTTGCTTGAGCGGATCATAAACACTTCATTTGGGTGCTTAGCTGTGTTTGCACGTAGGGCAATGGTTTTGTCTGAATCAGAGATAGATAGGTTTGACGCTATAAATTTACCTTCTTTGATCAGCTTTTTGTATTTATTTGAACCGACTTTAATTTGGCCTACAAAACTTTCAGCGCCGACATTTGCGACAAAAGTCAGCTGGTTTTTGCGGTTTGACCATTCAAAATCACCAATGTGACCCATAAAGTTCGGGATCCACTCTTCTACTTTGCCGCTTTGTGCATTGGCAAGGTATAAGCGACCAGTTGCCGGGTCGTGCTTGTCTTCAGCGCCTAAAATCGCGATGTATTTACCATCGTGAGAAAACTCAGCGGTGCCAAGTTTACCTTCTGTTTTGAATGACGTGGTAATTTGTTGTGTTTTTGCGTCAAGTACATGCCATTGTGACTTCATATATTTGTCATCAATAAGCGCTGTTGGCTGGGTTTTTACCAGTAATTTAGAGGCATCGTCAGCCCAGTTGATTTCACTTACATAGCCTTCGATGTTCAGTGCCGCTGGGGTCAGCGGTTTTTCTGATGCTGCAAGATCAATGATATGAAGCTGTTTGTTTTTTAAACCCAGTTCATACACTTCAGCCATAAAACCAAGCTTTTTTAGCTCTTTTTCTGACTTATCGGCAGCTGGCATTGCAAGGATCGCAACCTGTTTGCCATCAGGGCTTAGGCTATAAGCCGAGATCCCAGTGCCTTTTAGTGAAAGCACTTTCTGTGCTTCCCCACCGTTTACCGCGATGCGATAAAGGGCGCGTTGCTTGTCTTCTTTTTTCTTGGTTAGGAAATAAATGAACTGACCGTCGGCTGACCAAGAGATGCTTGAGATGCTGACTTTGCCGGTGATGAATGGGCGCTCGACACCTTCGTCGTCAACCACATAAAGCTCACTGTAATTAGAACCATTTTGGTCAACGTAAAGCTCACGCGGTACCGAGCGAGTAAAAGCAACGAGTTCGCCATCAGGACTCACCGACGTTGAGCTTACCGATTGGATCTTTGGGATGTCTTCAATGGTGATGGTATCGCTTGCGAGGCTTGCAGCGCTGGTGAAGCCCATTGCTAAAGCCAAAGCAGACTTAAGTAGTTTCATTATTTATCCTAAATTTTCATTCACTTGTTGTAACTTCTAGATGAAGTTTTTAGGCATTCTACTTGTCACTAGAATAAAAACCAATGTTTGCGATTAATTGTCGGTTAAGCCTGATAAAGCGAAGAGGCTATCCTTATAGTCCAAAATTCAGTGAGCCTGAATAATCGACCTGAAATGGCGTAAGGTGATTAACTGCATACGAAACGTTGCCTTTGTCATCCATGATGTAAATAGAAGCACCACAGTGTTTGCAAAAACCATGCTCTTGGATGGTTTGAGCTTTCGAATGCGGCACTACAAATCGCGCGAGAGATTTACAAGCGTTTTCGATAAGGCCGTGAGCCTGAATAAACTGCACACCAGAGCATATTTCGTTGGCTGTTGTCGTGGTGAAAATACGATAGTGGATCTGGCCGCAGTGGCACGATGTGGCGATCATGTTGATGTCCTTTATTTTCTTTTGAATTAAGTTTACTTTTTATTTTTAGTTAATATATATTCATTTGGTGTAAAGACTTTTTCCTAAGAGGAAATAATGAGAAAGGAATACGATAAACTTCACTTACTCAAAATATTGTGTTGTGTTGCTGAGCAGCACTCCTTCAGCCGAGCTGCAGAACAGCTCGGTACCACGACATCAGCGGTGAGTAAATCGATAGCTCAGCTAGAGTCATCTTATGGACAAGTACTTTTAAATCGAACAACCCGTAAACTCGCATTGTCTGATGCTGGTAAATTGGTGTACGAAAAAGGGAAAAAGATCCTTCGTGCGCTACGCGATTTGGAAGAAGAAGTCGAACAGGTTGGAGTGCATCAATCTGGTCACCTAAAAATAACCTTTCCAAATACGATAGGGCGTATGTTACTGAGCCAAATTTGTATCGATTTTCAAAAGCGCTATCCACAAATAAAGTTAGAGCTGATGTTTACCGCAGCAAACCAGGATTTAATCGAAGATGAGATTGATGTTGCTTTTAGGCTTTCGGCCGAATTGAAAGATAGTCAATTTTATGTCTTGAAATTAATCAATATAAACTCGACTTTTGTTGCCGCTCCCAGCTATTTAGCGGCTCACGGGAAGCCTGAGCAATTAGACGAGCTGAGTAGGCACAATATGTTGTTATCTAAACTTAACCATGTTGAAGATAGTTGGCATGACGGAACTCGCAGTTATTCTCTGCAAGGTAACTTGATAGCGAATAGTCGCTTTCACATTAGAGAGGCGGTGTTGGCAGGATTGGGGGTTGCCATGCTACCGTCTTATTTCTGCCAACGGGATATTGATTCGGGCGCTTTGGTTGAGCTGTTCCCTGAACAAAATAGGCCCGAAGTTACTTTGCATGCAATATATAAAGTGAAACGAGAGCACTCTGCAAAGCTGGACCTATTTTTAGGATTTGTACAGGCGCAATTATCGTGCAAATCAGAATTGGTATCTTAGCCCCGCGTAGTAGCGTCGACCATTCACATATACCCCTGTTGGTGCGTACTCGTTGCGATCATAGGTATAGATTTGTTCGTCGGTTAAATTAATAAACTCAAATTGTGCATCGAGGTTATCACTTAATTTAACCGTGAGGCTGCCGTCTAATTGGCCGTAATTATCCATCATGGTCTCGCCTACACCGGTGGCAAACTGGGTTCGATAATTATAGCTAAGCCGTGCGCTAAATTGGTGGTTTTCGTAGTACGCGGTGAGGTTAGCGCTGTGTTTTGAGGTGCCCGGTACTTTGTCCTGTAAGCCAACGTCAATGTTATCACGTTCCCCATCAACGTAGGTGTAATTGGCGATTAACCCAAAACCGTACGCTAGTGTCTGTTGGTAACTGAGTTCAACACCACGGATACTGCCGCCAGCACCATTACTGGGCCTATCGATAGACATCAAAATGCCTTCATGACGCTCAAGTTTTCGCTCAAATTCAATAAAAGACTCTACATCTTTGTTAAATAAGGCGATTGAGGCGAGTCCTGCATCATCAAAGTACCACTCAAGGCTGGCATCAAACTGCGCCGCTCTATATGGATCTAGGCTGGCGTTGCCACCTTGTCCTTGAGCTTGAGTCACGTTGTAATTTGTAGAAGGCATAAGGTGATGAAATTGCGCTCGCGACATGACGCGTGCAACAGAAAAACGGCCAACCAGACTCTCGCTTAGATCAAACTTGATATTAGCGCTGGGTAGAATATCGATGTAATCCCGAGACTCTTCATGCCAAATATAGCTGTCGGGCGCTTCGATGGGAGAGGCGACACGTTTAAATGCGCCAGAGTCTTGAAAGGTTTTGACGACCCGGACCCCAAGGTTGGCAGCATAGGACTCACCTGCGAGTTGCATTTGACCGTAAGCGGCGGCGGTTTTTTCTGTAATATTAAAACGACTGGCTTTTTCTATCTCTTGTTCAAAATTGAGCGTATCAAAGTCTTTAGCGAGCAGCGCAATATCGGCATAACTGTAGTTTTTTAACGTATTTGCATTGCCTACACCGCGCAAATAACCATCCACAAAAGTGCCAGGATAGGCGGCCAGAGTAGTGTCAAGCTCACCGGCTAGACCATCAAGCCCTCCATCTATTGAACGGTGGCGCAAAAAGTTTCGTTGATGGTCCTTGAGTTTTACGCCAAATTTAATCGTGTCGACCTGTTTAAAGTCGATATCGTAGGCAAAGTCGGCTTGCGCGAAGTATGATTTATCCTTGCCATCTTGGCTGTCATTTCGAGCTTCGGTGATAAACCAACTCGCTGCATCTAACGGTGAAATCCCATAACTTGCGACGATATTCTTTCGCATAGAAGTATCAACATGAAAACGGGTATTAGCAGAAAACTGTGACGTGACGTCTTCTTTGGTGCCGCCTGAGCCGTGGCTCAGACCCACTTGAAACTGGCTCGACCAATAAATGCCATCATATACCAAGTCTAGATGGGCACTTTTGGTGCTGATCTGCGAATCTCGCCAAATGGCTTCCATGCTGGTATTGAACGGCGCCGGTGTGGGTAAATAATGGGCGCTCACCAAAGTACCCTCTTGTACTCGTAAATCGGTTACCCCGCCGCCTAGATCGATAGACTTTGCACTTTGCCAGAGAAAGTTTTGATTGTTGTTGTCTGCGTTTAGATGAGAATAAAGTAAGTGACTATTTAACCTAAGCCGTGGGGAAAGTTGGAACGCGGCATTGACTGTATAAGCCTGCAATTCTCTTTGTTGCTGAAAAATCGCGGAGCCTCCACCACCAGGAAACCACAACGTTTGGCTTTTATCTTGTGGGGTCTGCTGGGTAGCATACCAAGTATCATCATCACCTTGGTATAACGTCCTATCGTGCCATCCCCACGATTCTAGGCCGTCGCGTCTGAGGCTGCGATCTCGTCGTGTTGCGGTAAAAAGCACAGCATAGTCGCCACTTTCGCTATGGTAGTTATAAATTGCAGATAATTGTGGGTCGAGTTTATCGCTCAAGTCACTGTATTGGAACTGGGCCGTTACAACGCCATAGCCTGAAGGCGTAAGCAGGGGGTCGCGGGTTTTTATATTGATTGCACCACCTAACGAACCTTCATCCTGCATAGCTTGTGGTGTTTTGAACACCTCGAGGCTAGAGACGATTTCACTGGGTAATAAAGTAAAATTAAAGCCACGGCTTGGTTGACTTGAGATCCACCAGTCCGCCGAGGCGAGATATTGGCCATTCAAATAGGTTCTATTTTGCTCGGGAGTTGTACCTCGCACACCGATCCGCTCACCTTCTCCTTGTGCTCGAGAAAGTGAGATACCGGTGATCCGTTGCAGCGCCTCTGCGACGTTTTTATCTGGAAACTTACCTATGTCTTCAGCACTGATCGTATCTGAAATTTGTTGATTGTGGCGTTTATTACTGAGAGACTTGACAACGCTGTCATGAAAGGCACGGATTTCGATGCGTTCTATGGCATTTTCAGCTGTCTGATTTTGCTCAACGGCATAACTTGCAGCTGTAATAAAGAATGCGCTACAAGAAACTGTTCGGATGAGAAATTCTGACATTGTGCTCAACTTATAATACGAGTAAGTTACCTTTAGTTGATACCCATAATACGCTTTTATTACGAGCCTAACCATAGTTTTACAAATTTTTAGTAGTTGATGGTTGAAAACTTAGATAAACGTTTTTTAATCAATGAGATACTTGTCGACCTGAGCAATTTATCTGTGTGTGTTGACGGTTCTTGGAGAAGCATCGAAGCGAAACATGCGGCATTATTGCGTCTATTGATTGCAAACAAGGGACAGGTTGTTACCAGAGACGCCATCTTAGATATCGTATGGCCAGGGACTATCGTCAGTGATAACTCTGTTAGTCAGCTGGTGGTTCAACTACGTAAGTTGCTTGGTGACAGTTCAAACGACCCAAAAATAATTAAAACGGTACCACGCCTAGGGTATCAATGTATTGCACAAATCGAAAAAGCCCCAACGTTACTTGAGCAAGTGGAGGAGCTATCTCGTGGTCGCGGCGCGCAATTTGCCTTGCTCGGTTTTTTTGTGGGTCTTGTGGTGACTTTGCTTGGTGTTTTTATCGCTGAGCGGTGGCAAAGTGAATTGCAACAACAGTCAGTTTCAGCAACTCGGATCACTTCTACACCTGGCGCTGAAGTCTTTGTGCGCTTTTCTCCAAATGGTAAGTATTTAGTCTACAGCTATCTAGCCGAGGGAGCTGATCAGTTTGATTTGGCGGTCTATGATCTTGAGACAAAGACAACCCATACGATAAAAAGCAGCGGTTATAGTGAAGAGTCGGCAAGTTGGTCTTTAGATGGTAATTGGCTGATTTATTCGCGCTCTGATCCGGTTTCCTGTGAAGTGCGAGCGCTACATGTAAAAGGCCCTATAGAAATGTGGCGACTGGCGCGCGATAGCGTGCTTGGCAGCTGTAATAGCGCACAAGACTCGGCACCTTGGCTTGAATATCAAACGGGTCATTTTATTACTAAGTCTTGGGATAAAGCAGGCACGTATTTGCAATCTGCAGAGGTCACTTTTGCTGATAATCATCCTAAGGTGCTCAACACCACGGCGTTGCCAATTCGCGATGTAACACATTACCAAGTTAATCAACAAACACTGTTGTATCAGATAAAAGAGCAGGGCGTTTACCGACTTAATCTGGGTCAACTTGGGGAGCTTGAAAGCCAAGCGACCTCGCTCTCCAAGCAGTCTTTTTCGGCATTGAGTCACGGTTATCAGGACGATACGGTCATTATTGCCAAACACAACTTGAGTGTGCTTAAAGGCCGTGAGCAGCAAGTGTTATATTCCGGGTTTGGCGCGATATCTGAGATTGATGTCAACACGCAATTACGTGCTTCTGCGCACACTGAGGGCGTGGCTGAAATTAACTTTTATCAGCTTGCTCCGGACGCACGAGGTGAGGCACAGCAAAAGCAGTTAACGTCGCCCGCAAGAATGGACCTACTTGCCGCTTTGTCCGAAGACGGTGCACATTTTGTGTATGCTTCGGTGACAGCCAAAAATAATGATGCGCCACAATTTGAGTTGTGGCATAAACATGCTTTTCGGCCAACGTCGAGTTTGCTTGGTACTATGCCGCTGGGGGAAGTGCCGATTCTGCTATTGCTGTCGCCTAATAACGAATATCTCGCCGTATTATCTAAGTCGCACAAAGTGTATTTAATAAGCTCTTTTACTAAAGAAGTTAAAAAAGTAGTTGATAACTTTGCTGAAATTTCTGACTTGCGTTGGTCACAGGATGGTAGAAACCTGTATTATCGAGCAAAGCTCTCTATGGAAGCAAAATGGCAGGCTTGGCAATTCACGGTATCTCAAGGGCGCAGTGAGCAACAACCTTTGGTGGTCCAATTGCCTGATTTACCCCTTATTCAGAAGAACCCCAGCTTTGTGGGGTATAAAGAGCAAGTCAGGGAATATCTAATCACTGTACTCGCTGAGACATTTGATGTGGAGCAGTTGCGTGGGTCTTTGTCTCTTTACCAACCTGCAGTATACCGAGACGGGATTTACTTTGTACTGAAAAGAGGGCACCAATTGGTGCTCTATCGCTATTTAAGTGATGAAAACAAGGCTGAAGAGATTCAATCAATAGGATTACATCTTTACGCGGGGTTTACCGAATTACAGGTACTGGCAAGCTTTGATGGCAGTCAGGTGATATTCAATCGGATCAACAACTATGAAAGTGACATAGTATTACTTGAGTACGGTAACAGATGAAAATATTAAGACTGCTTAGACACGCCAAGTCTAGTTGGAAAGACCTTGCGGTCGAGGATGTCAATCGGCCATTAAAAGCCAAAGGGCATAAGCGCTGTAGTTTACTTGCCAAGATGCTGGGGGAATTACCTGCAACTCAAATTCATTCAAGCCATGCTAAACGAGCTCTACAAACCGCAGATATTATCGCTAAGGCATGCTGTGGTTCTCGAGAAGTTACAATAAACAAGGCGCTTTATACCTTTGAAATGCAGACTCTACAGCAAGCGCTATATAGATTGCCGGATGAAGCAAACGATGTCTTGTTGGTGGCGCACAACCCCGCTTTACTATCACTCGTAAATTGGCTAACTGAGTTGAATCTTGAAAATATAGTGACTGCCGGTTATGTAGAATTAGCGTGTGATATTTCGCATTGGGTGCAGCTTTCTCCTTCAAACTGTCACCATATCCGGCATGTTTTTCTTAAATAATCTGAGGCTAAATAAAGTTAGTTAGCCAATTTCTGCTGGAATAAGCGTATTGATTTACTACTCCAATTGCGCTGTGATGCCGACTTCAATGCTTGTGAGGCAAGCTTTTTGGCTTGTGACTGATTATCTGTAAGCTTGGCGAACAGTAGCAGCAGTTCTGGGTGTTCGGGATCGATGGTGAGACCATGATGCAGCCAAGTCTTGGCCTGAGTTTTATCGTTGAGACGAGATAAATAAGTGTTTGCTAATAAAAGTGTGGAGCGCAAATGGCCGTTATTCGAGGCCTCGGTAAGCACTTGTAGGGCACGTGGAACATCCTGTTGTTCACTGTTTGTGAGTAGTGCTCTTGCTAAACGATATTTTGCGATATCCATGGTTTGTGCTGCGTGTTCTAGCCAAAGTACACCAAGTCGATGCTCTCCCACATTGATAAGCTGAGTGGCTAGACGATATTGTGCCAAGTCTAAGCCATTTTTGGCTGCTGCTAGATAGAGCTCATTTACTGGTTCTTCAGAGCGCCAGTG
This sequence is a window from Pseudoalteromonas piscicida. Protein-coding genes within it:
- a CDS encoding TonB-dependent receptor, which translates into the protein MSEFLIRTVSCSAFFITAASYAVEQNQTAENAIERIEIRAFHDSVVKSLSNKRHNQQISDTISAEDIGKFPDKNVAEALQRITGISLSRAQGEGERIGVRGTTPEQNRTYLNGQYLASADWWISSQPSRGFNFTLLPSEIVSSLEVFKTPQAMQDEGSLGGAINIKTRDPLLTPSGYGVVTAQFQYSDLSDKLDPQLSAIYNYHSESGDYAVLFTATRRDRSLRRDGLESWGWHDRTLYQGDDDTWYATQQTPQDKSQTLWFPGGGGSAIFQQQRELQAYTVNAAFQLSPRLRLNSHLLYSHLNADNNNQNFLWQSAKSIDLGGGVTDLRVQEGTLVSAHYLPTPAPFNTSMEAIWRDSQISTKSAHLDLVYDGIYWSSQFQVGLSHGSGGTKEDVTSQFSANTRFHVDTSMRKNIVASYGISPLDAASWFITEARNDSQDGKDKSYFAQADFAYDIDFKQVDTIKFGVKLKDHQRNFLRHRSIDGGLDGLAGELDTTLAAYPGTFVDGYLRGVGNANTLKNYSYADIALLAKDFDTLNFEQEIEKASRFNITEKTAAAYGQMQLAGESYAANLGVRVVKTFQDSGAFKRVASPIEAPDSYIWHEESRDYIDILPSANIKFDLSESLVGRFSVARVMSRAQFHHLMPSTNYNVTQAQGQGGNASLDPYRAAQFDASLEWYFDDAGLASIALFNKDVESFIEFERKLERHEGILMSIDRPSNGAGGSIRGVELSYQQTLAYGFGLIANYTYVDGERDNIDVGLQDKVPGTSKHSANLTAYYENHQFSARLSYNYRTQFATGVGETMMDNYGQLDGSLTVKLSDNLDAQFEFINLTDEQIYTYDRNEYAPTGVYVNGRRYYAGLRYQF
- a CDS encoding winged helix-turn-helix domain-containing protein, translating into MVENLDKRFLINEILVDLSNLSVCVDGSWRSIEAKHAALLRLLIANKGQVVTRDAILDIVWPGTIVSDNSVSQLVVQLRKLLGDSSNDPKIIKTVPRLGYQCIAQIEKAPTLLEQVEELSRGRGAQFALLGFFVGLVVTLLGVFIAERWQSELQQQSVSATRITSTPGAEVFVRFSPNGKYLVYSYLAEGADQFDLAVYDLETKTTHTIKSSGYSEESASWSLDGNWLIYSRSDPVSCEVRALHVKGPIEMWRLARDSVLGSCNSAQDSAPWLEYQTGHFITKSWDKAGTYLQSAEVTFADNHPKVLNTTALPIRDVTHYQVNQQTLLYQIKEQGVYRLNLGQLGELESQATSLSKQSFSALSHGYQDDTVIIAKHNLSVLKGREQQVLYSGFGAISEIDVNTQLRASAHTEGVAEINFYQLAPDARGEAQQKQLTSPARMDLLAALSEDGAHFVYASVTAKNNDAPQFELWHKHAFRPTSSLLGTMPLGEVPILLLLSPNNEYLAVLSKSHKVYLISSFTKEVKKVVDNFAEISDLRWSQDGRNLYYRAKLSMEAKWQAWQFTVSQGRSEQQPLVVQLPDLPLIQKNPSFVGYKEQVREYLITVLAETFDVEQLRGSLSLYQPAVYRDGIYFVLKRGHQLVLYRYLSDENKAEEIQSIGLHLYAGFTELQVLASFDGSQVIFNRINNYESDIVLLEYGNR
- a CDS encoding SixA phosphatase family protein, giving the protein MKILRLLRHAKSSWKDLAVEDVNRPLKAKGHKRCSLLAKMLGELPATQIHSSHAKRALQTADIIAKACCGSREVTINKALYTFEMQTLQQALYRLPDEANDVLLVAHNPALLSLVNWLTELNLENIVTAGYVELACDISHWVQLSPSNCHHIRHVFLK